GCAGTTCATGGACTCGGAAAAGGCCTGCCAGGGTGTAGCCCGCGGCGATCTGGAGCTGGCCGTGGTCACCCTGCCGCCCGAAACCGCCGCGCCCCTGAAAACCGAGAAAATCTGGGACGATCCGCTGGATATCGTGGTCAGCCCCGGGCATCCGTTGGCGCGGGAATTGCACGTTACTTTGAACAGATTGCTGGATTACCCGGCCATTCTGCCGGGTCCCGGGACTTATACCCGGGAGATCATCCTGAATGCCTTCGGCCGCCTGCGCGACCGGATTCAGGTCGGGATGGCCACCAATTATCTGGAAGTGCTGAAAATGCTGGCGACGATCGGTCTCGGGTGGAGTGCGCTTCCACGGACTATGATTGATGCAGGGCTGAACGTGGTCCGGATTGAAAAGGTGGAGATACGGCGTGAACTGGGCATTGTTACCCATGAGAAACGCACTCTCTCCAACGCCGGTCAGGCGATGATACGAATAATTCGGGAAAACAAAACAAAATGAATTTTAAAGAGTTGCTGGAACAGCTGGAAGAACACCTGGGCTTTCACCAGTTCCCGGTGAATCCGGCCGCGACCAACATCAAGGACGTGTTCGAGGGCACCCCGCTGCACCACGACCTGATGACGCGCCTGGTGCGCGCGATTTATGTCTCAAATGCCTGCCGCGTCCTGACCGATCCGGTGAAGCTGGACAAAACCTTTCAGGCGCTCACGCCGATCCGCCAGGAGATCCTGCGCGCCGCGCGCACCGACGTGGACCTCTACCGCGTGCTCGACGAGCTCGGCGCCGCGCTGAATCAGATCTTCGCCGAGAGCATGGTAGCGAAGAAAATGGCCGGGCCCGTGGTACGACGCACCGCCGAAATCATCCCGCTCTCCGCCTACCGCCACCTGCGCAAGCTCAAGACCTCGGCTTAGAAATCTCCAATTCCGTTCGTACTGAGCTTGTCGAAGTACGAACGGACTCACAACAAATTTTCAACTTTTTCATGTAGGTTGGGGTGAGCGAAGCGAACCCCAACCTACATGATTGCGATATTCACGCCTTCGGTTTGATAAACAACCACGCAACCAGAAACGCCGCGCCCGCGGCTCCAGCCGCGATGTTGAAACTCACCGTCGGGCCCAGCGTGGCCCAGGCGTGACCGCTGTACAAGCTCCCCACCGCCCCGCCGATCCCGAAGCTGAGACTGCCATAAATCGCCTGACCGCGATGCTGATGTCTGCCCGTGAAAAACCGGTGTACCAGCTGCATGGCCGTGGCGTGAAAACTGCCGAACGTGGCCGCGTGCAGCGCCTGCGCCAGCGCCAGCACTAGAATATTCTCCGGATAATGGCCGATGAGCAGCCAGCGTATTGCCGCGAGCAGGAAACTGGCAACCAGCACCGCGCGCAGCGATACGCGCGTCAACAGGCGCTGCATCAGCAGGAACACGCCGATCTCGCACACCACGGCGAAGGCCCACAACATCCCGATCACGGTCTTGGAGTAGCCGTAGCCTTCGAGATAAATGGAATAAAAGGTGTAGTACGGCCCGTGACTGATCTGCATCAGCAAACAGGCCAGCAGGAACGCGAACACCTCGGGTCGCAGTAATGCCTCGCGAAACCGCCCGGCGTGCTCCACCGCGCCTTTCATTTCCGACTCCGGCAGCGTCAGGCTGAACAGCCAGATGCCGAACATCAGCGACAACAGTGACGGCAACACCCACCACGGGCCGTGGACGTCGATCACCGGACCCAGCAGCAGCACCGACACGATGAAGCCGATCGAACCCCACAGGCGCACGCGCCCGTAGGCGCCCGGCTGCGTTGCCGTATGCCGCATGACGAATACTTCGAGCAGCGGCAGCGAGGCGTGCCAGAAAAAACTGAACAGCAGCATGACCGCGGCCAGCCACCAGAACGACGCGCCGAAAAAGACGCCGCCGAAGGCCACGACCGTAAGCAGCGACGCCAGCCGCACCACCGCCATGCGCTGCTCGCGATGATCCGCGATCCAGCCCCACACCACCGGCGCCACGATGCGCGAGAACATGAGAATGGCGACGAGGTTGCCGATGTCCACCGGCGCGAAACCGGCGGACTGGAGATACAGGCTCCAGTACGGCACCAGCACGCCGAGCGTGGCAAAATAGAAAAAATAAAAACCGGAGAGGCGCCAGTAAGGCATGGAATTACGATCCAAGGTCAGAGCACTTGAAATCGAAAGGCAATTTTACTTCTTAACTACTCTGATGCCTTGATCACAATACATAGTTTGGATGTCAATGTTTTATTGGGGCTCCAGGAATAAAAAAAGGCGCCAAATTAAAATAGACGCTGCTAGCTCCTCCGATGTCTTCTTTCCTTAGCCCCAGATCCACGCCCCGGTAAATATCAGCCATGGCGAGCTTCGGATACAACCGGTGCAACACTTTGATATCTTCATCAAATGCGTCAGCAAAGTCGACTTTGGTTGCAGTAACGGTAGCCGCAAGCTTATTGGTTACAGTAAAAATGAATGAGCCGATATACGTCGCTTTTCCGGGCTCAATTTTGAACTTAATGCTAAAAGGGGTTGTTTGGCTGAGATGTGCCACTCCACTTTGAACAGCCCAACCATATATTTCGTAATTACCTGGAATTAACTCAGTAACTTGTAATTTACCCCCTACATCAGGAAAGTCATAGCGTGTGGAGAATAAGGAAACAGCATTACTTGAGCCTGCTTCAAAGTAGCCTTTCTCATTATTGTTCAATCCCTTGAAATAAACTCTATAGCCAGAGACAGGGCCAAGATATTTTACAGATCCGATTAGCAGGCCGGATTTCGAATCCGGTGACAAAGAAAAATCTTTCGAAACATCTGAAGTAGCGCAACCCACCAAGATCAAACATATAGCTGCGACCAGCATAATATTTGATTTCATGAAAGCTGTGGTGATGGTTGAATGTGTAGCGGCTGCCCAACGAGCGCGAAATTTCATGGTATTTTTTTCCTAAAGCCAATGGGGCCAAGCACAATTTAATTTCCCGATTTGCCATCAGCTGCGTCAAGAAATATTCTTCGAGCAGCCCATAATTAACCAGCGTCAGACGCTACCAGGGATCACCGGCACGGGGCTTTTGACGTCGGCGTTCTGCGCGCGGTGGCGCAGCGCGTGGTCCATCAGCACGATCGCCAGCATGGCCTCGGCGATCGGCGTGGCGCGGATGCCGACGCAGGGATCGTGGCGCCCGGTGGTAGCGACCTCGACGGCCTCACCTTTCACGTTCACGGTGCGGCCGGGCTGCGGGATACTGGAGGTCGGCTTGAGGGCGATACTGACCGTGATGTCCTGACCGGTGGAGATGCCGCCGAGCGTGCCGCCGGCGTTGTTGGACAGAAAACCCTTGGGCGTGATCTCGTCGCGGTGCTCGGTGCCCTTCTGCGCTACCGACCGGAAGCCGGCGCCGATCTCGACGCCCTTCACGGCATTGATGTTCATCATGGCGTAGGCGATGTCGGCATCGAGGCGGTCGAACACCGGCTCACCCAGCCCCACTGGCACATTCGAGGCGACGACGTTCACGCGCGCGCCAATTGAGTCGCGAGCGGCGCGGATGTCGTCCATGTATTTTTCCAACTCCGCAATCCTGGCGGCATCCGGGGAGAAGAAGTCGTTGTTCTCGACCTCGTTCCAGTCCTTCAGCTCCAGCACGATCGGCCCGAGCTGCGCGAGGTAGCCGCGGATCACGGTGCCGTATTTTTCCTTGAGCCACTTCTTGGCGATGGCCCCGGCGGCCACGCGCATCGCCGTCTCGCGCGCCGACGAGCGCCCGCCGCCGCGATAGTCGCGCAGGCCGTATTTCTGCTGGTA
The DNA window shown above is from Sulfuricaulis limicola and carries:
- a CDS encoding LysR family transcriptional regulator, producing MDISALQAFLAVAESGSFSRAAERIYLTQPAISKRIAALEKEIGARLFDRIGRGIHLTPAGEALLGRARNVLKELEDVKRGITNLSGNISGELLLATSHHIGLHRLPGLLKRFHETYTQVHLNLQFMDSEKACQGVARGDLELAVVTLPPETAAPLKTEKIWDDPLDIVVSPGHPLARELHVTLNRLLDYPAILPGPGTYTREIILNAFGRLRDRIQVGMATNYLEVLKMLATIGLGWSALPRTMIDAGLNVVRIEKVEIRRELGIVTHEKRTLSNAGQAMIRIIRENKTK
- a CDS encoding MFS transporter, yielding MPYWRLSGFYFFYFATLGVLVPYWSLYLQSAGFAPVDIGNLVAILMFSRIVAPVVWGWIADHREQRMAVVRLASLLTVVAFGGVFFGASFWWLAAVMLLFSFFWHASLPLLEVFVMRHTATQPGAYGRVRLWGSIGFIVSVLLLGPVIDVHGPWWVLPSLLSLMFGIWLFSLTLPESEMKGAVEHAGRFREALLRPEVFAFLLACLLMQISHGPYYTFYSIYLEGYGYSKTVIGMLWAFAVVCEIGVFLLMQRLLTRVSLRAVLVASFLLAAIRWLLIGHYPENILVLALAQALHAATFGSFHATAMQLVHRFFTGRHQHRGQAIYGSLSFGIGGAVGSLYSGHAWATLGPTVSFNIAAGAAGAAFLVAWLFIKPKA
- the aroC gene encoding chorismate synthase, producing MSGNSIGKLFTVTTAGESHGAAYVAIIDGCPPGMTLSEADIQPDLDRRKPGKSRHTTQRRESDEVKILSGVFEGKTTGTPIGLLIQNTDQRSQDYSKILDRFRPGHADYTYQQKYGLRDYRGGGRSSARETAMRVAAGAIAKKWLKEKYGTVIRGYLAQLGPIVLELKDWNEVENNDFFSPDAARIAELEKYMDDIRAARDSIGARVNVVASNVPVGLGEPVFDRLDADIAYAMMNINAVKGVEIGAGFRSVAQKGTEHRDEITPKGFLSNNAGGTLGGISTGQDITVSIALKPTSSIPQPGRTVNVKGEAVEVATTGRHDPCVGIRATPIAEAMLAIVLMDHALRHRAQNADVKSPVPVIPGSV